The sequence AATGCGAAAAtttgattatattttttctcttGCACTACATAACGAGAGGcttaaatttaattttttaaatgaatattttagTGACCTTTATTCTGATTTAAGAAACACATACAAATCACCTTTACATTATGCAAAGGAAACATTTGAAGAACTAAATaaatttgtttatataGGAAACAAATATGTTGTAAACATATGTAATAATGCTTTTAAAAAATGGTTTAAAAACAATGATCATTTAAATATCACAGAATTTAACATACTTCTTATGGCATGTAGGTTATTTTGGAGAAAAACCTTAACAcaaataaaagaagaagGCAAAGAGTGTCTTAATAAACCTTTTAAAGCTTTAGATATCGAAAGGATAAGATATAAGGCCAAAGGTGGTAATCATTTGTTATTTAATGCTAATGAATTTTATGAAAAGAACCCAGATTTAGTTACTTACAAAGACGCCAATTTCCTTAATTCTTTAAAAGATCTAAAAATTGATTTAGATGAAAACTGTTGTGATGAAGAAGAGGAAGCAAAGAAACTAAAAGAAAGAGATCAACAgttaataaaagaaaacCAAAAGAAAATCCAGGGAGATGCAGATGCAAATGCAACTACAGCTACAAATGCAACTACAGCTACAAATGCAACTACAGCTACAAATGCAACTAAAGCTACAAATGCAACTACAGCTACAAATGCAACTACAGCTACAAATGCAACTGCAACTGTAACTGCAACTGTAACTGCAACTGTAACTGCAACTGCAACTGCAAATAATGACAATGAAGATTCTGAAGATTATGAAGATTCTGAAGATTATGATGATTATGAAGATTATGATGATTATGAAGATTATGAAGATAATGATGGTTATGATAATCATGATGgtaattataataatgatggttattataataatgatggttattataatcatgatggttattataatcatgatggttattataatcatgatggttattata is a genomic window of Plasmodium gaboni strain SY75 chromosome Unknown, whole genome shotgun sequence containing:
- a CDS encoding exported protein (PHISTb), whose protein sequence is MKSLRLSNYCSFKNIHDKKNNTNLIYSTKSSYDEYNDENVRSGSFFYEHKFRRYMLPIFGILCIIILNLLNTKGILSNDIQCSYTFSRNLSEKVLAEDKFFKKLNKRKLKLLTKDYEECIKTSLKKKLDSHKNDVFNKYPNIFKDLLKSNLWNQYELTPYILTQKGIYLNKFDPEINKKIILLNQGKGKMRKFDYIFSLALHNERLKFNFLNEYFSDLYSDLRNTYKSPLHYAKETFEELNKFVYIGNKYVVNICNNAFKKWFKNNDHLNITEFNILLMACRLFWRKTLTQIKEEGKECLNKPFKALDIERIRYKAKGGNHLLFNANEFYEKNPDLVTYKDANFLNSLKDLKIDLDENCCDEEEEAKKLKERDQQLIKENQKKIQGDADANATTATNATTATNATTATNATKATNATTATNATTATNATATVTATVTATVTATATANNDNEDSEDYEDSEDYDDYEDYDDYEDYEDNDGYDNHDGNYNNDGYYNNDGYYNHDGYYNHDGYYNHDGYYNYGGYYNYGGYDNYEGVYPTKQGTYNSYYVYEKPFFLTQEMLEQIEKTVEEKVEREVERRAVESVEERMRKTFVDEIKDRRLKKVRFNI